From a region of the Mercurialis annua linkage group LG1-X, ddMerAnnu1.2, whole genome shotgun sequence genome:
- the LOC126683382 gene encoding N-glycosylase/DNA lyase OGG1 isoform X1, whose amino-acid sequence MKRSRPQFPLSTPAKSPPPPLSPQTPPQTIKITSKKLKKTLVTSAATNWTRLNLTQSELSLPLTFPTGQTFRWKQTGQSQYTGALGPHLISLKHRNDDVYYYIHNSPSQSAAESALLDFLNVNISLTDMWAEFSASDSRFAVLATHLKGARVLRQEPLECLIQFLCSSNNNITRITKMVGFISSLGNYLGNVEGFEFYEFPNLDRLGLVTEDQLREAGFGYRAKYITGTVDALRLKPGGGIEWLAALRHLELHVVIDALCTLPGVGPKVAACIALFSLDQHDAIPVDTHVWKIATRYLLPELAGARLTPKLCNQVADAFVSKYGKFAGWAQTLLFIAELPSQKSLIPSNSWTTKKTKSANNKDDEAGSEQNHGLNCVKDIFASKEYGK is encoded by the exons ATGAAAAGATCAAGACCTCAATTCCCACTCTCCACCCCCGCCaaatcaccaccaccaccactgtCCCCTCAAACGCCACCGCAAACCATCAAAATCacctcaaaaaaattaaaaaagacacTCGTAACTTCCGCAGCAACAAACTGGACCCGGCTCAACCTAACCCAATCAGAACTCTCACTCCCACTCACATTCCCAACAGGCCAAACATTCCGCTGGAAACAAACAGGTCAAAGCCAATACACCGGAGCTCTCGGCCCCCATTTAATCTCTCTCAAACACCGAAACGACGACGTTTACTACTATATTCACAATTCTCCTTCACAATCCGCCGCTGAATCCGCTCTCCTCGACTTCCTCAACGTTAACATTTCTCTGACCGATATGTGGGCCGAGTTCTCGGCGTCTGATTCCCGTTTTGCTGTGCTTGCAACCCATTTGAAAGGGGCTAGGGTATTGAGACAGGAGCCGTTGGAGTGTTTGATTCAATTCCTTTGCTCTTCCAATAATAACATTACAAGGATTACTAAAATGGTGGGTTTCATTTCCTCTTTGGGTAATTATTTGGGAAATGTTGAGGGTTTTGAGTTTTACGAGTTTCCCAATTTGGATAGATTAGGTTTGGTCACTGAGGATCAGCTTAGAGAAGCTGGTTTTGGTTACAG GGCAAAATATATTACTGGAACTGTAGATGCTTTAAGATTAAAACCCGGAGGAGGCATAGAATGGCTTGCGGCTCTTCGTCATTTGGAGCTTCATGTGGTGATTGATGCACTTTGTACATTACCTGGAGTTGGTCCCAAAGTGGCAGCTTGTATAGCTCTTTTTTCACTGGATCAACATGATGCTATTCCTGTTGATACGCATGTCTGGAAG ATTGCTACAAGATATCTCCTACCCGAGCTTGCTGGTGCGCGCCTGACACCTAAGCTATGCAATCAAGTGGCAGATGCATTTGTAAGCAAATATGGCAAATTTGCTGGATGGGCACAAACTTTACTTTTCATTGCGGAGTTGCCCTCACAAAAATCTTTGATACCATCAAATTCTTGGACTACCAAAAAGACCAAATCTGCTAATAACAAAGACGATGAAGCAGGCAGTG AACAGAACCATGGACTGAACTGCGTTAAAGATATCTTCGCAAGCAAAGAGTatggaaaataa
- the LOC130015234 gene encoding metal transporter Nramp7.2-like, which yields MNLNELYCKLRMIIILLSIYKQNVLGKSSSTLYAIALLASGQSSTITGTYAGQYIMQGFLDLKMRKWFRNLLTRCIAITPSLIVSTIGGSQGAGRLIIIASMILSFELPFALMPLLKFSCSSTKMGPHKNSIVIIVISWILGLGIIGINIYYYLSTAFVGWLIDNNLPKFGNVLIGIVIFPLMAMYIIAVIYLTLRKDSAVTFIEPLKDGPTQMEDGLAKSDDPLEMDRLPYREDLAHIPLPE from the exons atgaATTTGAATGAATTATATTGCAAACTAAGAAtgattataattcttttatctaTTTACAAACAGAATGTGTTGGGAAAATCAAGCTCCACCCTTTATGCTATTGCACTCTTAGCCTCAGGCCAAAGCTCCACCATAACAGGCACTTATGCGGGACAGTATATTATGCAG GGTTTCTTGGATCTTAAGATGAGAAAATGGTTTAGGAACTTATTGACTAGGTGCATTGCCATCACGCCTAGTCTTATTGTTTCGACCATTGGTGGATCACAGGGAGCTGGTCGTCTCATAATCATCGCATCG ATGATACTCTCATTTGAACTTCCATTTGCTCTGATGCCACTTCTTAAATTCAGTTGTAGCTCTACCAAGATGGGGCCACACAAGAATTCAATTGTC ATAATAGTGATCTCGTGGATATTGGGTCTAGGAATTATTGGAATAAACATATACTATTACCTAAGCACAGCCTTTGTGGGATGGTTAATTGACAACAATTTACCAAAATTTGGGAATGTGTTGATTGGAATAGTAATTTTTCCTCTAATGGCAATGTATATAATTGCAGTAATTTATCTTACACTTAGAAAAGACAGTGCAGTAACTTTTATTGAGCCATTGAAGGATGGTCCGACCCAAATGGAAGACGGGTTAGCCAAATCGGATGATCCATTGGAGATGGATCGTCTGCCTTATAGAGAGGATTTAGCTCACATTCCACTGCCTGAATAG
- the LOC126657934 gene encoding SWI/SNF complex subunit SWI3C, which translates to MPAASPSFPSSDGRGKWKRRKRDPHITRKPPKHEHPDDEDEDDALDDDINNHDYDSDAPNPNPIPNPNPNSNHTHSDLQAELLLAETALRISDFPCVTKLGVTRPHVSVSAIAALERANSSGDTCSSSSNRGQVPNLENVSYGQLQALSAVPAEGFTGADDGGNSAAAYVVTPPVIMEGKGVVKRFGSRIHVVPMHSDWFSPATVNRLERQVVPHFFSGKSPNHTPEKYMECRNYVVAKYMENPERMITISDRQGLVVGVENEDLTRIVRFLDHWGIINYCAEAPSNESWNGGSYLREDPNGEVHVPSVALKSIDSLIKFDKPKCRLKAAEIYSSLLYHDDFSDLDNKIRERLSENYCTYCSQCLPGIYYQSQREIDVLLCSNCFHEGRFVTGHSSLDFIKMDPTKDYGDLYGESWSDQETLLLLEAMEIYNDNWNEIAEHVGSKSKSQCILHFLRLPMEDGLLENIEVPSNSKSPNPSKRDDNGRLRSCSNGDLPGSGAQDADSESRIPFLNSGNPVMALVAFLASAVGPRVAAACAHASLATLSEDHRMNSERLHGREGSFHGEVANSIQQREDNLNRSCLPNEADGDSLSEEKVKAAAKAGLAAAATKAKLFADHEEREIQRLSANIINHQLKRLELKLKQFAEVETVLMRECEQVEKTRQRFAAERARVLSTRIGPAGSAGSQMNQAGISPSMANNNMSSSRQQIMPPSSSQPSISAYGNNQQLHPHMSYMQQRGQQQQQPQPQSMFPLGPRLPLAAIQPSSSAPSNVMFNASGNSQPSLNQMLRSVSRPSSGLG; encoded by the exons ATGCCAGCAGCTTCCCCTTCTTTCCCTTCTTCAG ATGGCAGAGGCAAATGGAAGAGGCGAAAACGGGACCCTCACATCACCCGCAAACCTCCCAAACACGAACACCCCGACGACGAAGACGAAGACGACGCCCTTGATGACGATATTAACAATCACGATTATGACTCCGACGCTCCCAACCCTAACCCTatccctaaccctaaccctaattctAACCACACTCATTCCGATCTCCAAGCTGAACTGCTCCTTGCGGAAACTGCGCTCCGCATTTCTGATTTCCCTTGTGTAACGAAGCTGGGTGTTACTCGACCTCATGTCTCTGTTTCAGCTATTGCCGCTTTGGAGAGGGCCAATTCGAGTGGGGATACttgtagtagtagtagtaataGAGGGCAAGTGCCTAATCTGGAGAATGTGTCTTACGGTCAGCTGCAGGCGCTTTCTGCTGTGCCCGCTGAGGGTTTTACGGGTGCTGATGATGGAGGGAACTCTGCTGCTGCTTATGTGGTTACTCCTCCTGTGATTATGGAAGGGAAGGGCGTTGTTAAACGGTTTGGGAGTAGGATTCATGTTGTTCCTATGCATTCGG ATTGGTTCTCACCAGCCACTGTAAATCGACTGGAAAGACAAGTGGTGCCGCATTTTTTCTCTGGAAAATCACCAAATCATACACCTGAAAAATACATGGAGTGTAGAAACTATGTTGTTGCTAAATACATGGAGAATCCAGAGAGGATGATCACTATTTCTGATCGTCAGGGACTGGTAGTTGGTGTTGAAAATGAAGATTTAACTCGAATTGTTAGGTTTCTTGATCATTGGGGAATCATCAACTACTGTGCCGAAGCACCAAGTAATGAATCTTGGAATGGTGGTTCTTACTTAAGAGAGGATCCAAATGGTGAGGTTCATGTGCCTTCAGTTGCTTTAAAGTCAATTGATAGTTTGATCAAATTCGACAAGCCTAAATGTAGGCTCAAGGCGGCTGAAATTTATTCATCATTGCTATATCATGATGATTTCTCTGACCTGGACAACAAAATTCGAGAGCGTTTATCTGAAAATTACTGCACTTATTGTTCCCAGTGTCTACCTGGTATATACTATCAGTCACAAAGAGAG ATTGATGTACTGCTATGCTCGAACTGCTTCCATGAGGGGAGGTTTGTGACTGGCCATTCAAGCTTAGATTTTATAAAGATGGATCCCACCAAAGATTATGGTGATTTATATGGAGAAAGCTGGAGTGATCAGGAAACACTACTGCTGCTTGAGGCAATGGAAATTTACAATGACAACTGGAACGAAATTGCAGAACATGTTGGATCAAAGTCAAAATCACAATGCATCCTTCATTTTCTTCGTCTTCCTATGGAAGATGGCCTGTTGGAAAATATTGAAGTTCCTAGCAATTCCAAGTCGCCTAACCCATCAAAGAGAGATGATAATGGAAGACTGCGTTCATGTTCGAATGGTGATTTACCAG GATCCGGGGCCCAAGATGCTGATTCTGAAAGTCGCATTCCTTTTTTAAATTCAGGGAATCCAGTAATGGCATTG GTGGCCTTTCTGGCCTCGGCAGTTGGACCAAGAGTTGCTGCAGCTTGTGCCCATGCATCCTTGGCAACATTGTCGGAGGACCATAG GATGAATTCAGAGAGATTACATGGTAGAGAAGGTAGTTTTCATGGAGAAGTTGCAAATTCAATTCAACAAAGAG AAGACAACCTCAACCGTTCATGCCTTCCAAACGAGGCAGATGGCGACTCTTTATCTGAAGAAAAAGTGAAAGCTGCTGCAAAAGCTGGTCTTGCTGCTGCAGCAACAAAGGCTAAATTGTTTGCGGATCACGAAGAGAGGGAAATTCAAAGGCTATCTGCTAATATCATTAATCATCAG TTGAAGAGATTGGAGCTGAAGCTGAAACAGTTTGCGGAGGTGGAAACCGTACTTATGAGAGAGTGTGAACAAGTGGAGAAGACGAGGCAGAGGTTTGCTGCTGAGCGGGCCCGTGTTCTGTCTACCAGGATTGGACCAGCTGGCAGTGCGGGTTCTCAAATGAATCAGGCAGGCATTTCTCCTTCCATGGCTAATAATAACATGAGCAGCAGTAGGCAACAAATCATGCCTCCGTCCTCTTCGCAACCAAGCATTTCAGCATACGGCAACAATCAACAACTTCATCCCCACATGTCGTATATGCAACAACGGggacaacaacaacaacaaccacAACCGCAGTCAATGTTTCCGTTAGGGCCAAGACTGCCCTTGGCAGCGATACAACCATCATCATCTGCTCCATCAAATGTCATGTTCAATGCCTCTGGAAATTCGCAGCCCAGTCTCAATCAAATGCTGAGGTCTGTATCAAGGCCTAGCTCCGGCTTAGGCTGA
- the LOC126683382 gene encoding N-glycosylase/DNA lyase OGG1 isoform X2, translating into MKRSRPQFPLSTPAKSPPPPLSPQTPPQTIKITSKKLKKTLVTSAATNWTRLNLTQSELSLPLTFPTGQTFRWKQTGQSQYTGALGPHLISLKHRNDDVYYYIHNSPSQSAAESALLDFLNVNISLTDMWAEFSASDSRFAVLATHLKGARVLRQEPLECLIQFLCSSNNNITRITKMVGFISSLGNYLGNVEGFEFYEFPNLDRLGLVTEDQLREAGFGYRAKYITGTVDALRLKPGGGIEWLAALRHLELHVVIDALCTLPGVGPKVAACIALFSLDQHDAIPVDTHVWKIATRYLLPELAGARLTPKLCNQVADAFVSKYGKFAGWAQTLLFIAELPSQKSLIPSNSWTTKKTKSANNKDDEAGSEPWTELR; encoded by the exons ATGAAAAGATCAAGACCTCAATTCCCACTCTCCACCCCCGCCaaatcaccaccaccaccactgtCCCCTCAAACGCCACCGCAAACCATCAAAATCacctcaaaaaaattaaaaaagacacTCGTAACTTCCGCAGCAACAAACTGGACCCGGCTCAACCTAACCCAATCAGAACTCTCACTCCCACTCACATTCCCAACAGGCCAAACATTCCGCTGGAAACAAACAGGTCAAAGCCAATACACCGGAGCTCTCGGCCCCCATTTAATCTCTCTCAAACACCGAAACGACGACGTTTACTACTATATTCACAATTCTCCTTCACAATCCGCCGCTGAATCCGCTCTCCTCGACTTCCTCAACGTTAACATTTCTCTGACCGATATGTGGGCCGAGTTCTCGGCGTCTGATTCCCGTTTTGCTGTGCTTGCAACCCATTTGAAAGGGGCTAGGGTATTGAGACAGGAGCCGTTGGAGTGTTTGATTCAATTCCTTTGCTCTTCCAATAATAACATTACAAGGATTACTAAAATGGTGGGTTTCATTTCCTCTTTGGGTAATTATTTGGGAAATGTTGAGGGTTTTGAGTTTTACGAGTTTCCCAATTTGGATAGATTAGGTTTGGTCACTGAGGATCAGCTTAGAGAAGCTGGTTTTGGTTACAG GGCAAAATATATTACTGGAACTGTAGATGCTTTAAGATTAAAACCCGGAGGAGGCATAGAATGGCTTGCGGCTCTTCGTCATTTGGAGCTTCATGTGGTGATTGATGCACTTTGTACATTACCTGGAGTTGGTCCCAAAGTGGCAGCTTGTATAGCTCTTTTTTCACTGGATCAACATGATGCTATTCCTGTTGATACGCATGTCTGGAAG ATTGCTACAAGATATCTCCTACCCGAGCTTGCTGGTGCGCGCCTGACACCTAAGCTATGCAATCAAGTGGCAGATGCATTTGTAAGCAAATATGGCAAATTTGCTGGATGGGCACAAACTTTACTTTTCATTGCGGAGTTGCCCTCACAAAAATCTTTGATACCATCAAATTCTTGGACTACCAAAAAGACCAAATCTGCTAATAACAAAGACGATGAAGCAGGCAGTG AACCATGGACTGAACTGCGTTAA